One part of the Oncorhynchus kisutch isolate 150728-3 linkage group LG22, Okis_V2, whole genome shotgun sequence genome encodes these proteins:
- the LOC109866992 gene encoding rab15 effector protein-like: protein MQELAEEILRQRDIKSEVLSQASLYVAGQLRNSLDFQDPQNQLQPSLGTPNDIFLVQFIFSCIERGLYNCIVTSKMTLTAEPVAGDQARPMLSEARLKAERLGRSIRERVATNALFWNMSHLEEFCGLVERDCLGMLLVFSLLWRPMDIRRVMLRSLTTWATQRLPLDGERLLRDFFQNTTSSLSVTEMLELCMDKRDVGNVYIRFMQELSDSAFFD, encoded by the exons atgcag GAGCTGGCTGAGGAGATCCTGAGGCAGAGGGACATCAAGTCTGAGGTCTTGTCCCAGGCATCGCTCTATGTAGCCGGCCAGTTGAGGAACTCCCTGGATTTCCAGGACCCCCAGAACCAGCTACAACCCAGCCTGGGCACCCCCAATGACATCTTCCTGGTCCAGTTCATCTTTTCCTGCATAGAGCGGGGTCTCTACAACTGTATTGTCACCAGCAAGATGACCTTAACAGCAGAGCCTGTTGCTGGGG ACCAGGCAAGGCCCATGCTTTCAGAGGCCAGGTTGAAGGctgagaggctggggaggagcaTCAGGGAGAGGGTGGCCACCAATGCTCTTTTCTGGAACATGAGTCATCTGGAGGAGTTCTGTGGACTAGTGGAGAGGGATTGTTTGGGGATGTTGCTGGTGTTCAGCCTCCTCTGGAGACCCATGGACATCAGGAGGGTAATGCTGAGGTCCCTGACGACATGGGCAACTCAAAGACTGCCTCTGGATGGAGAAAGGCTGCTCAGGGACTTCTTTCAGAATACAACCTCTTCCCTGTCTGTCACAGAGATGCTGGAACTCTGCATGGACAAGAGAGATGTAGGGAATGTTTATATTAGATTTATGCAGGAGCTGTCTGATAGTGCCTTCTTTGACTGA